In Candidatus Nanopelagicales bacterium, one DNA window encodes the following:
- the nusB gene encoding transcription antitermination factor NusB: MSARGKARRRALDILFEADIRRMPALDVLADQDQRQRGGGPVALNPYTVELVTGVVENLERIDELITTYSVDWSLDRMPPVDLNLLRIGAYEILWREDIPDEVAVAEAVSMAKELSTDESGSFVNGLLARLMAVRPGI; encoded by the coding sequence GTGTCCGCTCGCGGCAAGGCCCGGCGCAGGGCCCTAGACATCCTGTTCGAGGCGGACATCCGTCGGATGCCCGCCTTGGACGTTCTGGCCGACCAGGACCAGCGACAGCGGGGCGGTGGTCCCGTCGCGCTGAACCCGTACACGGTCGAGCTGGTCACCGGCGTCGTGGAGAACCTTGAGCGCATCGACGAGTTGATCACCACGTATTCGGTCGACTGGAGCTTGGACCGGATGCCGCCTGTGGATCTGAATCTCCTGCGAATCGGTGCTTACGAGATCTTGTGGCGCGAAGACATCCCCGATGAGGTTGCCGTCGCCGAAGCTGTGTCCATGGCCAAGGAACTGTCCACGGACGAGTCCGGGTCATTCGTCAACGGCCTGCTGGCCCGGCTCATGGCCGTCCGCCCGGGCATCTAG